The Anastrepha ludens isolate Willacy chromosome 2, idAnaLude1.1, whole genome shotgun sequence DNA window TCTTTAGGAGgcgcaaacgaaatttttgctGGGCAACAAAacaagttaatttttgttgcacGTTGTAATGTGCCTTATCACATGAAATCTTAACGAAATCCATACGAAACTTATTTCGTAAGTTTTGTGGCTAAAATTTTCTCTCCAAGTCTAATTCAGATCCGCTCTCCTCAAATTCTCTAAGCCTGTGCATATCCCTAAATGCATAAATGTGGAGGAGCTATTGCATCTTTGGAATCAGATATATTACTTTTAATTGCTTGAGGTCTTAAAGCTTTTAACAGCATCACCATAAAGTATCATACTAAACTCTAAGGAAGGCTATATCCATCTTCACAATCTTATACTCGTAAGCAActtgcaataaattttagtatttgtcctattttgttctgtttttttttttttggttttgggttTCATTTTTACTTAACCATACTCCCATTTTCGTATTTGGCATTTCCCAGAATtcgtaaaatttaatacattttcctCTTGAGAAGAGTATTTTCGCGTAAAACTTAAGCAAATGTACGCATGTACATATTACACTTACTTAGTACATAGAATTTTATGTTTGAACTTCCGCTTCCCTCCAAAGTACTACTAATCTCGAGCGATTTAGAAGATTACCATTATTTTCAATTGGAAAGCGGTTTtgctttcatttcaaaaaatgtgAGTACTTTTTCGTGGGAAATGTTGTATATACtagtacaataacaacaaatatgtacatgcacactTGTACTTCTGCGAATTGCGAAAAAAGAATATTGCAAGTTGTGACTTAACGCAGTCCCAAGCAGCGAAACGCAAACAATCTTGATGACACTGACAGTCAACATAACATAAGCATTACATGCATACTTACACATGTATGCGCttttaacatatgtatgtgtgtataatatatatgtaaatacacacTAGCATACATAGCGTCGAATATTTGGTTTGTCAGTTGAAAGCTTTCGATGttcgtatgtgtgtttgtaacttgtacttatacatattcatattcatatgttCATATTCAATGCATTACAACAACACTTAAGTAAAATAAGGTAATCACTACAGTGGTGAGTGGAACACATAGCAAAtcggtatacatatatgtataaacatacatatgtaaatatatttttttagtacttGTAGTCATATGAATATGATATGCAATGTAGAAGCGCGAAGTACACTGGTCaacacaattaaatttttgtttactaatttggtaaTTCTCAGTAGTAATTTCGCTAACTGATCACTTTCACTGGACAACAAAATGTCTggcttttaatgaaaatttggcaCAGTAGGAATACACTgtccaacaaaattaaatttgtagtaTGCTAATTTGGTAAAGCTAAGTACGAATTTCGCTAGAAGTACTCTGGTGaacatatttcaaatttttttaaacaattttgcgaAGTGCACTggtcaacaaaatttaaattttttatataaatttgcatAATTCACTGGTCaggaagatttaaattttttatacaaatttggtAATACTCATTGGACTTTCGTGCGAAGTACATTggtcaacaaaatttaaattttttatacaaatttggtAACACTCAGCTAGAATTTCGTGCGTAATTCACTGGTCAACGAGATTTAATAcacattttatacaaatttggtAATACTAAGTTGGAAGTTCTTGCGAAGTACACTGGTCAACATAATTTCAGTTTTCATGCGTATTTGGCCAAACTAAATAGGAAATCACCGGTCAACATAATCTAATTTTGTAtgctaattttttaatacacagCAGGAATACACTGGTCAACAAAATTAGGTTTTTATGCTATTTTGGTAATACTAGACAGGCTTTTAATGCGAAATACgctgttcaaaaaaatttaaattttttatactaattttgtaGCACTAAAAAGGATATTTGTGCGAAATACACTGGGcaacaaaatgtaaatttttttttgtctgttttgtCTGATTTTATtgtcatattattttattatcatcCAAAACTGAAGCTCTAAAATAAAAGTACAGTAATGGTATTCACAGTGACATTTGTTATTAAAACTTTCTGTcctatttttctttgccttattAGTTCAGCAAATATCGTTTTGACCAGCAATCGAGAAAGCCCTCCATTGCGTTGGAATGCGATGTTGCATgataattaagaagaagatagaATGAGTTACTGCAATTACAGtcgaaaataaacaagactaagctaaaatagaaatgacATAACTTCgactttatttattcaaaatagtcccatcTGGCCTCGGTACGCTGTTTTgcacgatctaaaagctttccgaaagagtgtttcacgccattgaccggaatgcccttcaggatgtcggtacaagcctctATGGATGTCCTCTACGGACACAAAACGTTTTCCGTTCATggccaaatacaattttccgaataggtaaaagtcacagggagccataccaGGCGAATGCGGTGGGTGAtcgatggttaaaatgcgatttctagccaaaaaatcagtcacaagagtggatcgatgggatggtgcattatcatacaATAAACGCCagtttcctccttcgcggtattcagggcgaattcgacgaatgcgatgcaacaaacgcttcaaaatgccaagatagaaaattatattgacggtttggcctgtTGGCAAGAACTCCTTGTGGagaattcccttggaatcgtaaaaccaaatgagcatcgacttgattttttacTTCTCCAAACACGATTTTTTCGTCTGGGTCCGTCCATTTGGCACTTTGAtgtttagtttcaggttcatgttggaaacactacgtttcatcaccagttacaatgatataaaggaagttctcgtcttttctcgcctttttaatgagccctttcaaatgttgagttctgaacaatttttggtCTTCAGTAAACTTGTgaggaatgaaacgtgcacagacctttcgtaagcccaaattatcagttaaaatgcaataaatcgagAGATATTCCATTCCGATtccataaatttcaacaatgatttcggttcatttttgataaattgacaatttcgatggagttttcagtgattactgattttgggcggtccgtctgttcattgtcatttatgtcctcacaaccatctttgAAACGTTTAAATCACTCATggtacgagatagacaatcatcgccataagcATCTTTCATcagttcaaatgtttcggtaaacgttttaccgaatgtcaccaagctttcactggaagtcagctagggatgtaacttccaacgcactaacgccagtcttatttattttggacttcaccttgtatatacgtTTATATCTCATCAAAATATTCGATATGAATGCTGGCAAGattaagatatacatatatatcgcaccctaaatacaaaagggtcacaactcaaaatgtacttctgctcaaatatgaacgagacgttatcaataaaacggtccgcggatgacatatggcaaaaataaattttttgttttttggtaggactgctataagcttacatggcaaatttcagcgtgatatgtcacatagtttgttttctgtgctactgtaaacaagacaagctcgagtgtggaaaattttgagttgtgccccttttgtatttagggtgcgatatgttttcCTTTAACTCCTTGTGGAGCATGGGACGTCAAAAGTTGTCAACGAGGGCTTCCGATTATCTATTCGAGGCTGTGAATTTGACGATTCGGTAGCAATTAAGATTCGAATAAGTAGGTTGCTACCCCGCCTATCCTAGCTTGGTGATAGTTAAACAAACTGCCTACACCGTCAAGCAAGTGTTGCCTGTTTTGGTccgcgagtggtattttatttcctacTTACCCTGCCAAGCATTCCCCTCTCCGCCATCTGGTGAAGCGACTGATGGGAGACAGGCAACTTCACACGACACGCGAAGATTAAGATGCCTGAATTTAATTAAGAGCAGCTTACCTGTGagtctaaatacatacatatgtatatactaaggcTCGTctaaataaaaagcaataagatacacaattttttaaaagtacttATATTcgtataaatgcatttattgaaaaataaaaaatattttttttcttatattccttGTGTGTTAAGTCTTTCATTGTATTTGAATTAAGAAATTGACGAGTATATGTAAGTGTATATTTATGCCGTTCAACTATTACGagtatttctttgattttcttttcaGGCTTTCATCTTTCGTGGTACTGGTCTTATAGCCATATGGACATATTTCAACGAGTATTCATGTCCATGCCAGTGAGTCCAATCAATGCCTTTGCCATACTTGTCCTTACTATATTTGCCACGTAAATATTGACCATTTAAATTGCTGGAAATACAAgaaggtttttttattaaaaaaagatagcattttcaaaaaaattaaatataactacACCTAATTCTGATTTTACACGGTAAATTGGTTCCAGAAAAAACCGTGTAAAAAAGGACCGTCTAAAAACAGAATTaggtgtatatatgtaaaaaattgtatcgAAAAAACCAAAGGCGAGTTTACCCATTGAAATAttacttgaaatttatttatacataatttatagaaaaaaaagtcaaatttaatataaacacTCACCTATCATGGCACGCCTTATACCACCATGCCCCAGTATACTCGGCTGCGCAATTGCGATCCCACATATCATGATCTGCATCTTTGGTGCTAAATTTTTGTGCTTGACTGGAACGCAAAGAGTCACCAGCGTTGCCCTCAAATTTGCCCAACACATTTAATGCATACAATTCATGCTCATCGCCGATAGCGAAATTCTCATAGCGTGCGTAACGCGTCACATTCTCAAAATCCTCCATCTGCACCCACAACTCATTGAGGCGCGCATGTGTCAATCCATGCAAACGCTCCAGGCCGATAAAGAACTCGCCATACAAATTTCCAAATCCTGCTTGATATTCATGCCAATCGCGATGGAAGGAAATGGAGCCGTCTTGGCGGCGCTGCACCACAGTCCAAGCTGTGCCACCATTTGCGTCCTGCAGACAGTAGACATAGAATAACTTCAATCCCGAATCGGGTAGATAAAGTTGATAAATGCCGCTCTTGGCGTTAGCGCCCGCACGTGTCAAGGCTTCTTCACATGTACTCGGTAAATTTGAACTGGGATAGAGACAAGGAGCGCTGTATAAGGCAGGCGCACAGGATGCCTGTGCATTGGCTGCAGGTGTTGCATTGTTGTTAGCCAATTGATTTGAACCACCAGCCGAGGATGATTCGGCAACAGTTGGCAAAATATTTGCGCCGCCTGCAGAGGACTGCGAGCTGCTGGGCGCAGGCAAGTTTCCGCCACTTGCAGAGGCCTGAGTATTGATGCCTGGAAAATTTATACCACCAGCGGAGGATTGTGTGGGCAGAGTGGATGCGCCACCCTGTTCTTCGCCATGTACGCGCACATCAATCCATTGAGGTGATGACTTAACCGCCGGCAAACGTTCATCCAACAAATGTTTAATGTAATCCAATCTGCAAGGAAACCAAGCAAttaaatatgcatgtatgtatgtatattgcaaTATAAAACTGCCTTTATACAGAGGACACTCACCTCAAATTATATGTGTCCAACAGTAAGTGGACGTTCTCACTTGAAGCCTTAAGTTGAGTAACCTGTTGCGCCACATTCCGCAATAGCGCATCATCGCAAAGTGTAGTGAAGGTCTGCAAAGGCAAAGAAGCGCAAAAAGGTAAAGAATTGTTGGAAAAAATCTCCGATTAAATGTGTCGAACAAATCGTTTTTGATggctaatattttgaaatacgcCTTGCTTACCGCATTATTTGGATCCATTGAGAACAGCTGCTCGAAACTTGTTGGTTGTCCTCCCGGTGTGGCCGCGCTCAATGTCAGCAAAAATAGAGCTGATAAGACAATCCCGCTTCTGTGACGTTCATACTGAAGGTGTGTCCGCATTGCTCTTACTTTGCTTgccccgttgttgttgttgttgctgaagcTGGCTTATTGTTATTGAAGATGCTGTTCCGCGGCCGGTTGCCATATAACTGCGGCTTGCACTAAGCGATAAGCGCACTTTATACTGCCTGTATCTTGAAGTGTCGCAAAGTGAGTAAGCAAGAGAGCGCAAAGAAGCTTTGATAGCCggtgattttttgtttagtcgcattgtttgtttttcggaCAAACCCGCATTTGCTTCCTCTTTCTCGTTTGTGCAAAACAGTGTTGTGACGaatgtatattaaaaactaCATTTTAGCATTTCATGTAAGAATTGTTTTTATCGGAGAGTTTAACCTCTATGAGTAATATCagaaaaatttatgtttgaTAATTATGTTgcgagttttaattttttataatcattaCGCTGTGTAGCAATGAAAATATACGTTCTTTGCGGCATGCAGGGGCAGGggcacagcttatttcgtgcaGTTTCAATTTAACAGTTTAGGCAATAATAACATGAAAAATAGtcgcaatttaaatttttttcatgtaaataCATGTTTACTTAAATCGTTTACAAGCATAGCAAGTACAGTAGTATTCACAGAAATTCCGCCTTGCAGGAAATGCGTTGCATAGGAAGAATTTTGCTCACAAGTAATTTCATGCTCGCGCTTGTCTGGGCGAGGGACAGCGGCCGAGttgacggttttttttttttttggtttattgttTTATGTTACATTTAACTGCAAAAATTGAGCCACCGTGCGACTATTGAACAGCGGGAATCAGGCATAAATCATTTATAACTGGAAAATTGGAGCGAAAAATGCTGAATTAGCTAATTTGAGTAATGCAACAGAGCGAAATACAAATGAGTTTATGAAAATcggaaagaaaataaatgccgAAGTGcaccaaataaaatttgaatgtaCGTGACAAGCGTTTAATTGTGTGCAAAATAAAAGGAAACTCAGAACTATAGGTTTCCAAGGGAAACAAAGAACCTCAGCAGAAGCCAGTACttttacattctgtcaaaaaagtccagggaattgttaaataaaacgcaaaatatttctttaatcatcaaaatttattttgtcgccttcaaaataggacccattcgaagcaatacacatatgccaacgattagtccactCATCAaatcaccttttaaacgcgtttgaagagatcttcttcagctccttcagcggaTTCTCCgcaatggcctctatcgacgtccgcggagtggcagtTACGTTttgagaaaaggaaaaagtcacagggggctaaatccggtgaatacggtggttgttcaatgatatttttcgagtttttgGTCTAAAAAGTGTTcccaatatgagccttgtgagacggtgcgttatcatagtgcaagatccatgagttttctttccacaaattgggccatttcctatgcacattctctttcaaataatagtctttatttaccgtagaaccatttggaacgaattccgagattccgagtgcacaacaccatgataatcaaagaaaacgagacATACTTTTGACCGACTCGCcctggttttttgggtttcggcccATGTGAATAGCGCCATTCAGTCACCTGTTGAATggcttgcatgtcaaactcatataaccacgtctcatcacctattttgatgcgctggataaacattGCGTCCGAATCCACTTGCTGATGGTTTTCCTGCACCACTtgcttgactttgtcgacgttttttttccgttgaagacgttgttgagcggggcaaatcttccacgacttctcggccctctgccaAAGCCTTATCaatgatttttccaatccccgaaacatgccaaatagtccatttccggtatagccatcagcaacttcttcgattcagcttttatctcctcaatcgactcgaaacgcgttccccggagtggtctcttgagttttgggaatagccagaagtcacatggagccaagTCAGGCGAacacggtggttgcggaacgatatgcgtggaatttttgacgaaatggtcacgaagaacgagtgcagtgtgagacggtgctttatcgtgatgcaaaaacgaAGAGTTGTTGGCCTATAATTctagtctttttagacgaattgcttcacgtaaacgacgcataacgctcaaataatattcctttttaacagtttggccagatggaaggaattcatagtgcaccactccacgaaaatcgaaaaaaactgtcatcataacctttatttttgaacgactttgacgcgctcttttcggtctggcctcacctttagcacgatattcgcttgattggtcggttgtttcagggtcgtaagcataaatccaagtctcatctcctgtaatgatgcatttgagtttgtcctgatagtctgaaagcattgtttcacacacatcaacgcgatgacttttttcaagaaattgagagttttcggtaccaaacgagatttgcctttcgtaggcccaaatggtctttcaaaatggttttcacagatccctctgatattccgatcatatcagcaaggtctttaacagtcgaccgacgatttttgagcactaactccttcactttatttacgtgttggtcatctgttgacgtcgatggtcgtccggagcgctccaagtcatcaacacgttctcgaccctctttgaagtctttataccacttataaacatttttctgcgacatggtcgaatcaccaaatgccttctgcaacatgctaaacgtttccgcagccgaaatttcattccgcaaacaaactttgatggcacttctctgctcaatcaaatcagacattgtaaaaatcgaaaaatgcactcttcgtcatttggtaaacacaagcgtaaatatattactgataatgacattcacatgaaagttggcccagatgttattaacagtgctgccaatgtcatgaaaaaaataactagagcgaaattttaatccagcgaagtttgacaaataaattcaccttactttttgcccacagtagtatctATCCTTAGTAGATCACCGCTTACTTTGAATGGTCGATTACTCCTGATAATTAAAAACCTGTCATTATTGTAAACTTTGAGAGAGAAGTGTACTATAATTTTTCAACACTCTTTGCATTTACGGCATTGATGGCCgttttataaagatttttttatttctctcagTTATTCGTTCTGCAGATATTCTCCTAAACTAATATTTATCTACCTCGCTTTCAAAGAGATTAATGTACGAtggcttaaaaatatttcattgcttatatgtaagtacgtatgtatatgtgcatgcgtATACAAGTACGTACAATAAGTAAGTaatcattttttaaacaaaatttcaaaaatgtgatTCCCTTGTCATGTTTTTGTCTTCTTGAGACAAAAACTGATATATACCACACGAAAAAGTTATTATAGCAAGATGATTACGATGATATCTACTAcagcaataatagaaaaatatcttAACATCGTTCGGTTGATTACATGTTTAAAACGGTAGGCACAtaggtagatgaaatggttgaGTAACCGGTCTGACCTTCCCTAAGTTGTACTAAAgccccgttttgataccattatgaaaccttcaacaggcagatatctacaaccagtcagagctgttgatgtaatggaaaaaattaaagggATTTAGGCACTGCCTCAGGCTGTCGAAGTAAGGAGCAACCAGTgcccttaatcgtctagctgtcaaacctggacatttacagagaaagtgcccaacagcctccttctctgaaagatccccacagcttctgcaataggggttaaaGGGTAAGCCAAGCTTTTCCGCCTGTGAGCTGATCGtctaatgaccggtaaacatagctacgagtttggaaattgaatggcgtggaatcTCCTGGACTTTCCGAGTCCTCCATCTATTGTACAGGGGCCacagtgttttcgaaatagcaccaTCTTCTCTGCCCTTTCCTGAGAACTGAGTTGTGCAATCCTCTTTTAATTAAAACGGTATCTCGATGAAATAATTATAAGaccaaaaacatttgtttttaatttaaaagtgtacAATGTATGATACCTTTttcaatgaagttagttttatttaatcatgtaaatattagttttatttagtcatgaaaatattaaaaaaaaaaaaaaattttcattcgctATGACTATTTGCTTTTAggcaagccttcaaacgattaacccattcagctattgAAGCACGCACGGTTTCTCGAGCCAAAGATTGTTTCAAActttccaaatttctgtgaggtcttcgacaggccatgttctccgaATCCGATCGGAAACTGCAGTCCAATGGAtttagatctggacttccagatggCCAAttttccaatcttctgcggctatgaacccaggtttttgccttatgggctgaagCGGAATCATGCTGGATGAtataacgctctccattgaagagagtattgCTCAGCtgtttcaccacgccttctaagacagcCTCCTGGTATACTTTTGCCCTGGTCTTAGCCCCTTGTTCGCAGAAATTAAGAggtgtaacgcctttacaagacactccccaccaaaccattacggaggctggatggtggcttGGAATTCTTTCTCGGCGTatacattgtaaaatttgtcaaagaatttatggcaaggcCGAGCAATATGTCACACCTCGTACTCAATTTAGCGAATACCATCATTAAGTGCTGCCGGGCTTAGTCTGGAACTTCCAATATGTGTCAGCTCGATCAGTTCAATTATCTACTGGGTAAAGCGAATGCATTGCATTACTGTTGcgacatatatatgtaggtatttatttatttacgtatGTTGATATtttagcagctgaatcttgacACTTTTGCTAAACCCAAATGGATTCTTAATGGCTCACAATGGaggtttttttctcattttcacaTGCGAGCACCTTATCAGCCACCTAATAGTGGAAGCGAATGTGCCGCTTCCATAGTCTAACGACGTAGAATACATaggtagataaaataaaataacgacaAATAGAGACTGCACCTGAAAAtagaataattttgttttcgttttcagAAATCGAAAGTGATTATTAAAGCAGCGACCTTTAAAAGTTTTGCTGCTAATTTAAGTACCATTACGTGTGGAAAAAAACATTATGGTGAAAAGCGAATATCAtctaatgaaaaagtttttaaatatacagGTGAGGAGGAATGGCTGCCGATGtgagggcccacttggacaataAATCAAATTTGTCCATTGTGATGTCATACAGAGGAAAAAAAATGAGGCGGAAGGACCGAGCAGGGGGGGAAAGAAAAAATGGAGTTTTGATTAGACGATGATGACCAAACAGTGTCTAATTACATTGgcattaaccgcttcaagcagCTAATGAAATTTACCAGGTGCGTGATATTTAAAACTGCTATATCCGCAAGTGTAGCAAATTGAGAGTCCAAAGGCCTGAATCTTATTTTTTAACTCATCcttcagacagcttctgcagaaatgaCTTGAAACAATCTCAAGCCCGACCGCATGTACCCCTAACGAACAATGCCGTTAAGGACACCTATCAAATTCGAGagttgcggctttgttagccttagaagctcCCTCGAACGCGTCCGATCTACCCGCGATCAGAAAGATCTCGCGCCTTTGCACGTTTTAACACCAGCCTGTAGAGTTGACGTGACGCCTTTCTTACCAGAAAAAGACCACAAGTTCTCATTTCATGATGAAACAACCTCGAGGGTCCCGTATCTAACCATCTCATCAGCTCAGCACTTTCCCTTTATGCCACTGTGATCGGGagcccaaatgagcctaatattgaaatttttggtctgccagtccttttacCATCCTCGATAGAAAtagtttcttcaaattttttcaccaacctttgaattgtcgagtcAAGGGAAAAATCactaattttgcgatatgttgttcttaaagttcGACCATTGCCgtgacatatatgtatatatacatataatgggcaccaatatatatataaatatatatatatattatttaaatgtaagtatatttataattggcgcttgcaccctttatgggtgtttggccgagctcctcttcctacttgtggcgtacgtcttgatgttgttccacaaatggaccgATCTAATATTTTCTTGGCCACACTCGCCACagccctattagaaaaaaaactttattgtcaattggtgtttca harbors:
- the LOC128857235 gene encoding fibrinogen C domain-containing protein 1-like; its protein translation is MRTHLQYERHRSGIVLSALFLLTLSAATPGGQPTSFEQLFSMDPNNATFTTLCDDALLRNVAQQVTQLKASSENVHLLLDTYNLRLDYIKHLLDERLPAVKSSPQWIDVRVHGEEQGGASTLPTQSSAGGINFPGINTQASASGGNLPAPSSSQSSAGGANILPTVAESSSAGGSNQLANNNATPAANAQASCAPALYSAPCLYPSSNLPSTCEEALTRAGANAKSGIYQLYLPDSGLKLFYVYCLQDANGGTAWTVVQRRQDGSISFHRDWHEYQAGFGNLYGEFFIGLERLHGLTHARLNELWVQMEDFENVTRYARYENFAIGDEHELYALNVLGKFEGNAGDSLRSSQAQKFSTKDADHDMWDRNCAAEYTGAWWYKACHDSNLNGQYLRGKYSKDKYGKGIDWTHWHGHEYSLKYVHMAIRPVPRKMKA